TGCGGCTCCGACGCTGGGCGCCGGCCTGGACTGGAAGACCAGCCTGCAGGAGCTGACCGCGGCCCGTGCGCTGGGTCCGCCGTCGTACGTGGTGACCTCCACCGGCCCCGACCACGACAAGGAATTCACCGCAACCGTGGTGGTGATGGAGACGGAGTACGGGTCTGGCGTCGGGCGCTCCAAGAAGGAGGCCGAGCAGAAGGCGGCCTCGGCGGCGTACAAGGCATTGGAAGCTTTGGAAGCGCTCGACACCGCCGGGAAGTCGTCCGCCTAGCCAGATGCCTGAACTACCAGAAGTCGAGGTGGTGCGGCGCGGTCTGCAAACCCACGTGGTGGGCAAGACGATCACCGGCGTCCGGGTTCACCACCCCCGCGCTGTCCGCCGGCACGAAGCCGGTCCCGCGGATCTCACCGCGCGCCTGCTCGACGCCCGGATCACCGGAACCGACCGGCGCGGTAAGTATCTGTGGCTGACCCTGAGCACCCCCGACACCGACGAGGTCGAACCGGACACCGCGCTCGTCGTACACCTGGGCATGAGTGGCCAGATGTTGCTGGGCGTGGTGCCGCGGGCCGAGCACGTCCGGATCTCGGCGTTGCTCGACGACGGGACGGTGCTGAGTTTCGCCGATCAGCGCACCTTCGGCGGCTGGCTGCTGGCCGACCTGGTGGACGTGGATGGCAGCGTCGTTCCGGAACCCGTCGCGCACATCGCCCGTGATCCGCTCGATCCCCGATTCGACGCCAAAGCGGTGGTTGAGGTGTTGCGGCACAAGCACTCCGAGATCAAACGTCAGTTGCTCGACCAGCAGGTGGTCTCGGGCATCGGGAACATCTACGCCGACGAGGCCCTATGGCGGGCCAAGGTCAACGGCGCGCGGATCGCCGCCACCCTGTCGCGGCCCAAGCTGACGGCTGTGCTGGACTCCGCAGCCGAGGTGATGCGCGAGGCGTTGGCCAAGGGCGGCACATCGTTCGATTCGCTGTATGTCAACGTCAACGGCGAATCGGGTTACTTCGACCGTTCGCTGGACGCTTACGGGCGCGAAGGCGAGAACTGCCGCCGGTGTGGAGCGGTGATGCGCCGGGAAAAGTTCATGAACCGCTCGTCGTTCTACTGCCCGCGCTGCCAGCCGAGGCCACGAGGTTGACGACGGGCTTGATCCTGCGCCCAGGGCGACAATTTCGTCGAATCCACGCCCTCACCGCAGGCTCAACGACAAGAAAGGAAGTCATGACGGAACTCTGGGTGGAGCGCACGGGCACACGCCGGTACACCGGGCACAGCTCGCGGGGAGCGCAGGTGCTGATCGGCAGCGAGGACGTCGACGGCGTGTTCACCCCCGGCGAGTTGCTGAAGATCGCACTCGCCGCTTGCAGCGGCATGTCCAGCGATCAGCCACTGGCCCGGCGCCTCGGCGACGACTACCGGGCGGTGGTCAAGGTGGCCGGAGTCGCTGACCGGGACAACGAGGTCTACCCCCTGCTCAAGGAGAAACTCGAACTGGACCTCTCGGGCCTGACGGAGCAGGAGAAAGAGCGCCTGATCACCGTCGTCAAC
This genomic stretch from Mycobacterium paragordonae harbors:
- a CDS encoding OsmC family protein — encoded protein: MTELWVERTGTRRYTGHSSRGAQVLIGSEDVDGVFTPGELLKIALAACSGMSSDQPLARRLGDDYRAVVKVAGVADRDNEVYPLLKEKLELDLSGLTEQEKERLITVVNRAIDAVCTVGRTLKSGTTVTFEVVDA
- the mutM gene encoding DNA-formamidopyrimidine glycosylase; this encodes MPELPEVEVVRRGLQTHVVGKTITGVRVHHPRAVRRHEAGPADLTARLLDARITGTDRRGKYLWLTLSTPDTDEVEPDTALVVHLGMSGQMLLGVVPRAEHVRISALLDDGTVLSFADQRTFGGWLLADLVDVDGSVVPEPVAHIARDPLDPRFDAKAVVEVLRHKHSEIKRQLLDQQVVSGIGNIYADEALWRAKVNGARIAATLSRPKLTAVLDSAAEVMREALAKGGTSFDSLYVNVNGESGYFDRSLDAYGREGENCRRCGAVMRREKFMNRSSFYCPRCQPRPRG